A genome region from Carboxydocella sporoproducens DSM 16521 includes the following:
- the spoIVB gene encoding SpoIVB peptidase: MRKGILLVFLLISAFIQAPVHYFSALPTAQQAVVGEKLTLAINWPKTWQRFLQIVNVNYSPAISLQQGQPVAREPGEAELAVKLFGFLPLHRFTVRVLPEMHLIPGGQSIGVLLKSRGVMVVGYAPITSEGEEKIYPGRDAGVLIGDTILAINGKNINNEKEMAEIITQIGQKGEKAILTIERRGTRLQVAVTPRFCPETQSYRIGLYIRDSASGVGTLTFIEPKKAYFGALGHIIADSDTSEPIDIREGKIVRAVVQAIHKGKEGFPGEKLGVFVDDGSWWGEITHNTQVGIFGRIYGKFPASRPLPVVSNNQVETGPAQILTVINGEKVEAFTIKIKKLLPPDRPDGKGMVVEITDPRLLKETGGIIQGMSGSPIIQKGRIVGAVTHVLVNNPRLGYGCYIEKMLEEAGLVETWKKAAS; the protein is encoded by the coding sequence GTGAGGAAAGGTATTTTGCTGGTTTTCCTGCTGATTTCCGCCTTCATTCAGGCTCCAGTCCATTATTTTTCCGCTTTGCCTACCGCCCAGCAAGCAGTGGTGGGAGAAAAACTTACCCTCGCCATCAACTGGCCTAAAACCTGGCAGCGCTTTTTGCAAATCGTTAATGTTAATTACTCACCGGCTATTTCCTTGCAACAGGGTCAACCGGTTGCCAGAGAACCGGGAGAAGCCGAACTGGCGGTAAAATTGTTTGGGTTTTTACCGTTGCATCGCTTTACTGTCAGGGTTCTGCCGGAGATGCATTTGATACCCGGGGGACAGTCTATCGGAGTATTATTAAAATCCAGGGGTGTAATGGTAGTAGGTTATGCACCTATTACCAGTGAGGGGGAAGAAAAAATATATCCGGGCCGGGATGCCGGGGTGTTAATTGGAGATACCATTCTGGCTATCAATGGGAAAAATATTAACAATGAGAAGGAAATGGCAGAGATAATTACACAAATTGGGCAAAAAGGAGAAAAAGCTATCCTTACTATTGAACGGCGCGGTACCCGGTTACAGGTGGCCGTAACTCCGCGTTTTTGTCCCGAAACCCAGAGTTATCGGATTGGTTTATACATTCGGGATAGTGCTTCTGGAGTTGGCACTCTTACTTTTATTGAACCCAAAAAAGCTTATTTTGGTGCCCTGGGTCATATAATAGCCGATAGTGATACCAGTGAACCCATTGACATCCGGGAAGGCAAGATTGTACGAGCAGTAGTACAGGCCATTCATAAAGGCAAAGAAGGATTTCCTGGAGAAAAATTGGGAGTTTTTGTGGACGATGGCAGCTGGTGGGGTGAAATTACCCATAACACTCAGGTGGGTATTTTTGGCAGGATTTATGGCAAGTTTCCTGCCAGCCGGCCTCTGCCAGTAGTAAGCAATAACCAGGTAGAAACAGGACCGGCCCAAATTTTAACAGTTATAAATGGCGAAAAAGTAGAAGCCTTTACCATCAAAATAAAAAAATTGTTGCCCCCTGATCGACCGGATGGTAAGGGAATGGTGGTGGAAATTACCGATCCCAGGCTTTTAAAAGAAACAGGCGGAATCATTCAGGGTATGTCTGGTAGCCCCATAATCCAAAAAGGTCGAATTGTGGGAGCGGTTACTCATGTTTTAGTCAATAATCCCCGTCTGGGTTATGGATGTTATATCGAAAAAATGTTAGAAGAAGCGGGCCTTGTCGAAACCTGGAAAAAAGCCGCCAGTTAG
- the spo0A gene encoding sporulation transcription factor Spo0A, with the protein MMYKDVKILLVDDNREFCDMLSKHLTRDEDFILVGVAHNGLEALELIQSEQPDLIILDLIMPHLDGIGVLERMQTLDLPKRPKILMLTAFGQETVTQKAMQLGADYYLLKPFDFNVLSHRIRQMVDTGYTIPAYTHVAKTKNLDVLVTNIIHEMGVPAHIKGYQYLREAILMVVDHVHLLGAITKELYPAIAEKYNTTPSRVERAIRHAIELAWDRGNVEMMNKFFGYTVNNERGKPTNSEFIAMIADKLRITAKVS; encoded by the coding sequence ATGATGTACAAAGATGTGAAAATCCTCTTAGTTGATGATAACCGGGAATTTTGTGATATGTTGAGCAAACACCTGACCCGGGATGAGGATTTCATTCTGGTCGGAGTAGCTCATAATGGACTGGAAGCTCTGGAACTAATCCAATCGGAGCAACCAGATTTAATCATTCTGGATTTAATTATGCCTCATTTGGATGGGATTGGGGTACTGGAAAGAATGCAGACCCTGGATCTGCCGAAGCGGCCTAAAATTTTAATGCTTACCGCTTTTGGTCAGGAAACCGTGACCCAGAAGGCAATGCAGCTGGGGGCAGATTATTACCTGTTGAAACCCTTTGATTTCAATGTTTTAAGCCATCGCATCAGGCAAATGGTGGACACCGGCTATACCATTCCTGCCTATACTCATGTCGCCAAAACCAAAAACCTGGATGTGCTGGTGACCAACATCATCCATGAAATGGGAGTACCTGCCCATATCAAGGGATATCAATATTTACGGGAAGCTATTTTGATGGTGGTGGACCATGTCCATTTGTTAGGAGCGATTACCAAGGAACTCTATCCTGCCATTGCTGAGAAATACAATACCACTCCTAGCCGGGTGGAAAGAGCCATTCGCCATGCTATTGAACTGGCCTGGGACCGGGGCAATGTGGAGATGATGAACAAGTTCTTCGGTTACACAGTTAATAATGAAAGGGGCAAACCCACAAATAGTGAGTTTATCGCTATGATAGCCGATAAACTGCGTATAACTGCCAAAGTTAGCTAA
- the steA gene encoding putative cytokinetic ring protein SteA yields the protein MEIKGIARVDKKTKNLAKRIKPGEIAVINHQDLDEVAAMSLVKARVKAVVNAAASISGRYPNLGPRALLQNGIPLIDLAGESIMETLREGQQVLIKENGEIWVGDKLAGFGQWLTIDEVERQLANAKANIAGVLKDFLENTLQYAEKEQGLILGEVAIPETRTQFAGRHALIVVRGQNYREDLLAIKSYIDEVKPVLIGVDGGADALVEFGYCPDVIVGDMDSISDETLACGAELIVHAYPDGRAPGLARVQRLGLEARTFPAPGTSEDIAMLLAYEKGAELLVAVGTHSNFIDFLEKGRKGMASTFLVRLKVGSILVDARGVNRLYRHRLKPRHVVEIVVAALIPIFIIIVTAPATRELARLMYLQLKLLLGI from the coding sequence ATGGAAATCAAGGGCATTGCCCGTGTGGATAAAAAAACCAAGAACCTGGCCAAAAGAATCAAACCAGGAGAAATTGCGGTTATCAATCACCAGGATCTGGACGAAGTGGCAGCCATGAGCCTTGTTAAAGCCCGGGTAAAAGCGGTGGTCAATGCTGCAGCCAGTATCTCCGGCCGTTATCCCAACCTGGGGCCCAGGGCCCTTTTGCAAAACGGAATCCCCCTGATTGACCTGGCCGGGGAAAGTATCATGGAAACCCTGCGGGAAGGGCAACAGGTGCTGATAAAAGAGAACGGGGAAATCTGGGTGGGCGATAAATTGGCCGGTTTTGGGCAATGGCTGACTATTGATGAGGTGGAACGGCAACTGGCCAATGCCAAGGCCAATATCGCCGGGGTTCTCAAGGATTTCCTGGAAAATACCCTGCAGTATGCCGAGAAGGAACAGGGATTGATTCTGGGGGAAGTGGCTATTCCGGAAACCAGGACTCAGTTTGCTGGTCGGCATGCCCTGATCGTAGTGCGGGGGCAGAATTACCGGGAAGATTTGCTGGCTATTAAAAGCTATATCGATGAAGTTAAACCGGTGCTAATCGGTGTGGACGGTGGTGCTGATGCCCTGGTGGAGTTTGGTTATTGCCCTGATGTGATTGTAGGGGACATGGACTCCATTTCTGATGAAACCCTGGCCTGTGGGGCAGAGTTGATCGTTCATGCCTATCCTGACGGTCGGGCGCCTGGGCTGGCCCGAGTGCAGCGACTGGGTCTTGAGGCCAGAACTTTTCCCGCTCCTGGCACCAGTGAGGATATAGCCATGCTACTGGCCTATGAAAAAGGTGCTGAATTGCTGGTAGCGGTGGGTACCCATTCCAATTTCATCGATTTTCTGGAAAAAGGCAGAAAAGGGATGGCCAGCACTTTTCTGGTGCGTCTGAAAGTGGGGTCCATTCTGGTAGATGCGCGGGGTGTAAATCGGCTTTATCGGCACCGGCTCAAACCCAGGCATGTGGTGGAAATCGTGGTGGCGGCCCTTATTCCCATCTTTATTATTATCGTCACGGCACCCGCTACCCGCGAGCTGGCGCGCTTGATGTATTTGCAGCTTAAATTACTGCTGGGGATTTAA
- a CDS encoding copper transporter, with protein sequence MFDLRYHIVSLVAVFLALGIGILIGSAMETDNTLIQQQKVLTDRLAADLEKLRGENKEAMEKLAKEQKESAQQEEFVKEVLPVLIKNRLTGYRVAIIDTGDYGFNDDLLDILKKAGAVVTSTSVLSRDFVLADPQLQKEVAAFLGVDPNSQAAIVKEMTWQVTRGLVVGDNLAVIKFLTDKKLLKITGAYGQPLQGVIIIGGSQQPQTAQFRVENIDLPLIEALQQKGIEIFGTEYSRVAVSYMKNYQRYKISTIDNIDTPMGQVALVAAMEGRPGDYGIKATAGRLLPDLNREVKRIVLPGSVPGAGVSTSPQ encoded by the coding sequence ATGTTTGATTTGCGCTACCATATAGTTTCCCTGGTAGCTGTCTTTTTGGCCCTGGGAATAGGGATTCTGATTGGCTCTGCCATGGAAACGGATAATACCCTGATCCAGCAACAAAAGGTATTGACCGATCGCCTGGCGGCTGATCTGGAAAAACTGCGGGGTGAAAACAAGGAGGCCATGGAAAAACTGGCCAAAGAGCAAAAGGAATCGGCACAACAAGAGGAATTTGTGAAAGAGGTTCTGCCGGTTTTGATTAAAAATCGCCTGACTGGCTACCGGGTGGCCATAATCGATACCGGTGATTATGGCTTTAATGATGACTTGCTGGATATTTTGAAAAAGGCAGGGGCGGTGGTAACCAGCACTTCGGTGCTAAGCCGGGATTTCGTGCTGGCTGATCCGCAATTACAAAAGGAAGTAGCGGCTTTTCTGGGAGTAGACCCCAACAGCCAGGCGGCCATAGTTAAGGAAATGACCTGGCAGGTAACCCGGGGTCTGGTAGTTGGAGATAATCTGGCGGTCATCAAGTTTCTGACCGATAAGAAACTGCTTAAAATTACAGGAGCCTACGGGCAGCCGCTGCAAGGGGTGATTATTATCGGAGGCAGTCAGCAACCCCAGACCGCTCAGTTCCGGGTAGAGAATATTGATTTGCCCCTGATTGAAGCCCTGCAGCAAAAAGGGATCGAAATTTTCGGAACCGAATATTCCAGGGTGGCAGTTTCCTACATGAAAAATTATCAGCGTTATAAGATTTCCACTATTGATAATATCGATACTCCCATGGGCCAGGTAGCACTGGTAGCAGCCATGGAAGGACGGCCCGGGGATTATGGTATCAAGGCAACTGCCGGCCGGCTGTTGCCGGATTTGAACAGGGAGGTTAAAAGGATTGTCTTGCCAGGATCGGTACCAGGTGCTGGTGTTAGTACCAGCCCACAATGA
- a CDS encoding glycosyltransferase → MSCQDRYQVLVLVPAHNEEKKIAATVKSALTIPGVTRVVVVDDASTDRTAELAEAAGAEVIRLSRNLGKGGALNRGLKEFREDLLLLLDGDLGETAAEGVKLLTPLLEGRAEMTIARFPRASKKGGFGLVKGLARWGIQRLSGYLPQAPLSGQRGLTRKAMETAGGFAEGYGVEVALTVAVARAGLPILEVECAMTHDETGRDLAGFWHRGRQFYHVARTLCYLHRRYR, encoded by the coding sequence TTGTCTTGCCAGGATCGGTACCAGGTGCTGGTGTTAGTACCAGCCCACAATGAGGAAAAAAAGATAGCTGCTACGGTTAAAAGCGCTTTGACCATTCCGGGAGTGACCCGGGTAGTGGTGGTGGATGATGCTTCTACTGATCGCACAGCTGAACTGGCCGAGGCGGCTGGAGCAGAGGTGATTCGCCTCTCCCGCAATCTGGGAAAAGGAGGAGCTCTTAACCGCGGATTGAAAGAATTCCGGGAAGATTTGCTTTTGCTACTTGATGGCGATCTGGGGGAAACAGCGGCTGAAGGGGTTAAATTGCTGACTCCTTTACTGGAGGGACGGGCGGAGATGACCATTGCCCGTTTTCCCAGGGCCAGCAAAAAAGGGGGCTTTGGGCTGGTCAAAGGCCTGGCCCGCTGGGGGATCCAGCGTTTAAGTGGCTACCTGCCCCAGGCCCCATTATCCGGACAGCGCGGGCTAACCCGGAAGGCGATGGAGACGGCAGGCGGTTTCGCTGAAGGTTATGGTGTGGAGGTAGCTTTGACGGTGGCGGTAGCCCGGGCGGGACTGCCCATTCTGGAGGTAGAATGCGCCATGACCCATGATGAGACCGGTCGTGATTTGGCCGGTTTTTGGCACCGGGGACGGCAGTTCTATCACGTAGCGCGCACCCTCTGCTATTTGCACAGGAGGTATAGATAA
- a CDS encoding sigma-54 interaction domain-containing protein: protein MEISSRELAVILDSTHDGMIAVNREGAVTLFNAAAERLTGLKREEVIGRKAQEAIPNTRLHIVLETGVPELNQQQHLGKTTIITNRVPVKDEEGRVVGAVAVFRDVGDFEALAEELTNVRQIKTMLEAIINATNDAISVVDENGMQILINPAYTRLTGLTEADVLYKPATVDIVEGESMHYKVLRTRQPVRGVRMKIGPNKKEVMVNVAPIIVNNELKGSVGVIHDLSEIKKLTEELEHARRLIRHLEAKYTFDDIIGQSEELKLAVEQAERAAATPATVLLRGESGTGKELFAHAIHNASTRSSQKFIRVNCASLTDTLLESELFGYEEGAFTGAVKGGKRGLFEEANGGTIFLDEIGEISLTLQAKLLRVLQEKEVRRVGGTKAVPVDVRVIAATNANLEEKIREGSFREDLYYRLNVFPIFIPPLRRRKQDLPLLVRFLIGKFNREFGRQVERIEPEALKVLENYDWPGNVRELENVIGRAIINMRPGDTVIAVRHLPSLGLVRPQVEGEHRLPDSGWQGETLDEILARVERQVICDVLAQCGGNKTLAARKLNIAVRSLYYKMDRYGLR, encoded by the coding sequence ATGGAAATTAGCAGCAGGGAACTGGCAGTGATCCTGGATTCCACCCATGATGGCATGATCGCTGTAAACAGGGAGGGAGCTGTTACCCTCTTCAATGCAGCGGCAGAGCGTTTGACCGGACTGAAGCGGGAAGAGGTAATTGGCCGCAAAGCCCAGGAAGCTATTCCCAATACCAGACTGCATATTGTGCTGGAGACAGGCGTGCCGGAGCTCAATCAACAGCAGCATCTTGGTAAAACCACCATCATAACCAACCGGGTCCCTGTGAAAGATGAAGAGGGACGGGTAGTGGGGGCGGTGGCGGTTTTCCGCGATGTGGGGGATTTTGAAGCTCTGGCAGAAGAGTTGACCAATGTACGGCAAATCAAGACGATGCTGGAAGCCATTATCAATGCCACCAATGATGCGATTTCGGTAGTGGATGAGAACGGCATGCAAATTCTGATCAACCCGGCTTACACCCGTTTGACCGGTTTGACAGAGGCGGATGTCCTGTATAAACCGGCCACAGTGGATATTGTGGAAGGGGAAAGCATGCATTATAAAGTGCTGCGCACCCGGCAGCCGGTACGGGGCGTGCGCATGAAAATTGGACCCAACAAGAAGGAAGTTATGGTGAATGTGGCCCCGATTATCGTCAATAATGAATTAAAAGGCAGTGTTGGGGTTATTCACGATTTATCTGAAATCAAAAAACTGACAGAAGAACTGGAGCATGCCCGCCGTCTGATTCGCCATCTCGAAGCCAAATATACCTTTGATGATATTATCGGTCAGAGTGAGGAACTGAAACTGGCTGTGGAACAGGCGGAAAGGGCGGCAGCTACTCCTGCTACCGTTTTGCTCAGGGGGGAAAGCGGCACAGGCAAGGAGTTGTTTGCCCATGCCATTCATAATGCCAGTACCCGCAGCAGCCAGAAGTTTATCCGGGTCAATTGCGCCTCCCTTACTGATACCCTGCTGGAAAGCGAGCTTTTCGGATATGAGGAAGGGGCCTTTACCGGAGCGGTAAAAGGCGGAAAACGGGGGCTGTTTGAGGAAGCCAACGGGGGCACCATTTTCCTGGATGAAATCGGGGAGATTTCCTTGACCTTACAGGCCAAACTGCTCAGGGTCTTGCAGGAAAAGGAAGTGCGGCGGGTCGGGGGCACCAAGGCTGTTCCTGTGGATGTCCGTGTAATCGCTGCCACCAATGCCAATCTGGAGGAAAAAATCCGGGAAGGCAGTTTCCGGGAGGACCTTTATTACCGGCTTAATGTTTTTCCCATTTTCATTCCCCCGCTGCGGAGGCGGAAACAGGATTTACCCCTGCTGGTCCGTTTTCTGATCGGTAAGTTCAACCGGGAATTTGGACGGCAGGTGGAACGGATCGAACCGGAAGCCCTGAAAGTGCTGGAAAACTACGATTGGCCGGGAAATGTTCGGGAACTGGAAAATGTGATCGGCCGGGCCATTATCAATATGCGCCCGGGAGATACGGTAATTGCCGTCCGGCATTTGCCGTCCCTGGGCCTGGTCCGCCCTCAGGTTGAGGGAGAACACCGGCTACCGGATAGTGGCTGGCAGGGAGAAACCCTGGATGAAATTCTGGCCAGGGTGGAAAGACAGGTAATCTGTGATGTGCTGGCTCAATGCGGTGGCAACAAAACCCTGGCTGCCCGCAAACTGAATATCGCTGTGCGCAGCCTTTACTATAAAATGGATCGTTATGGCTTGCGTTAA
- the buk gene encoding butyrate kinase — protein MAKQVVLAINPGSTSTKVAVIAEDGTVIWQETLRYSVAELAYRENVVEQLPLRLSDLERLLAEKGLGGGKLVGVVGRGGLLRPLHSGTYLVNEAMLADLRQGWGGQHPSNLGGILARMLADRYGVEAYIVDPVSVDEMIPEARRTGLPEIRRFSHLHALNIRRALLRWQKEQSCSPRELTGVAVHLGGGITVAAVRQGRIIDVSNANQGGPMSPERAGALPSAALAYWPEETDYHYPPLAKRLVGGGGLVSYLETNSLVEAEKRAEAGDEKARLALQAMVKQLIKEIGAMAAILDTLPRFLLFTGGMAFSHWLMEQLTSALNWLAPITVYPGEEELPALAEGVFRVLAGEESVRIYPEGVSGE, from the coding sequence ATGGCAAAACAGGTAGTACTGGCGATTAACCCGGGTTCAACTTCAACAAAAGTGGCGGTTATTGCAGAAGACGGTACAGTGATCTGGCAGGAAACCTTGCGCTATTCGGTGGCTGAACTAGCATATAGAGAAAATGTTGTGGAACAGCTTCCCCTTCGTCTTTCTGACCTGGAGCGTCTGCTGGCGGAGAAAGGTCTGGGAGGCGGAAAACTGGTAGGTGTGGTTGGACGCGGTGGGTTACTGCGCCCCTTGCACAGTGGCACTTATCTGGTCAATGAGGCCATGCTTGCAGATTTAAGACAGGGCTGGGGAGGCCAGCATCCCTCCAATCTGGGCGGGATACTGGCCAGAATGCTGGCTGACCGTTATGGGGTGGAAGCATATATAGTCGATCCTGTTTCTGTAGATGAAATGATTCCGGAAGCTCGGAGAACTGGATTGCCGGAAATCAGGCGTTTTTCCCATTTACATGCCCTTAATATCCGACGGGCCCTGTTGCGCTGGCAAAAGGAACAATCCTGTTCCCCGCGGGAGTTAACCGGGGTAGCTGTTCACCTGGGTGGGGGCATCACCGTAGCGGCTGTACGGCAGGGTAGAATCATTGATGTCAGCAATGCCAACCAGGGCGGACCCATGAGTCCGGAACGGGCCGGGGCCCTGCCTTCAGCGGCACTGGCTTACTGGCCGGAAGAGACGGACTATCACTATCCACCCCTGGCCAAAAGGCTAGTCGGGGGTGGAGGACTGGTTTCCTACCTGGAAACCAACAGTTTGGTGGAAGCGGAAAAGCGGGCAGAGGCAGGAGATGAGAAAGCCCGCCTGGCTTTACAGGCCATGGTAAAGCAACTGATTAAGGAAATCGGGGCGATGGCCGCCATTTTAGATACATTACCGCGGTTTTTGCTGTTTACCGGAGGCATGGCTTTTTCCCACTGGTTAATGGAGCAATTGACTTCAGCTTTAAACTGGCTGGCGCCGATAACTGTCTACCCGGGAGAAGAGGAACTGCCAGCCCTGGCTGAGGGGGTTTTTCGTGTCCTGGCCGGGGAAGAATCTGTGCGAATTTATCCTGAAGGAGTGAGCGGTGAGTGA
- a CDS encoding bifunctional enoyl-CoA hydratase/phosphate acetyltransferase — protein MITNFDQLVETARSYPSQRLAVAVAQDCEVLAAVREAIEENLITARLFGDEEEIKKAAVKAGLDLNRAEIEVIHERDPVKASQMAVVAVKTGQADMLMKGLVHSAVIMKQILDKDTGLRKSKVLSHVALLEGPGPDRITFMTDGGMVINPNLQQKVEMINNAVGVARALGYQQPKVAVIAGLELVNPDMPATLDAAVLAKMGERGQIPHAIVDGPLALDVALSREAALHKGVKGEIQGDAHILLVPNLEVGNVLYKTAVAFGGVKTAGTITGASAPIILTSRADSHYAKFYSIALAQVLAWQNQRR, from the coding sequence GTGATTACCAATTTTGACCAGCTGGTGGAAACTGCCCGCAGTTATCCCTCCCAGCGCCTGGCGGTAGCGGTGGCTCAGGACTGTGAAGTACTGGCAGCCGTCAGGGAAGCCATCGAAGAAAACCTGATTACCGCCCGCCTATTTGGGGATGAGGAGGAAATCAAGAAGGCTGCTGTCAAAGCAGGGCTGGACCTGAACAGGGCTGAGATTGAAGTTATCCATGAAAGGGATCCTGTCAAAGCCAGCCAGATGGCAGTGGTGGCAGTAAAAACCGGACAGGCGGATATGCTGATGAAAGGTCTGGTTCACAGTGCTGTAATTATGAAACAAATTCTGGACAAGGATACCGGGCTACGCAAAAGCAAGGTGCTGAGTCATGTGGCCTTGCTGGAGGGACCAGGACCTGACCGCATCACCTTCATGACTGATGGGGGCATGGTGATCAATCCCAATTTACAGCAGAAGGTTGAGATGATCAATAATGCCGTCGGGGTAGCCAGGGCGCTGGGCTACCAGCAGCCCAAAGTGGCAGTAATAGCCGGGCTGGAACTGGTTAATCCCGATATGCCTGCTACCCTGGATGCGGCTGTACTGGCCAAAATGGGTGAAAGAGGACAAATTCCTCATGCCATAGTGGATGGGCCACTGGCCTTAGATGTGGCTCTTTCCAGAGAAGCGGCTCTACACAAGGGGGTGAAAGGGGAAATTCAGGGGGATGCTCACATCCTGCTGGTACCCAATCTGGAAGTGGGAAATGTGTTGTACAAGACAGCGGTAGCTTTTGGTGGTGTTAAGACAGCTGGAACCATCACAGGGGCCAGTGCTCCTATTATTCTCACATCCCGGGCGGATAGCCACTATGCCAAGTTCTATTCCATTGCTCTCGCCCAGGTGCTGGCCTGGCAAAATCAAAGGAGGTAA
- a CDS encoding Leu/Phe/Val dehydrogenase: MEVFEYMKKYDYEQVVLCYDKASGLKAIIAIHDTTLGPALGGTRMWTYASEDDAILDALRLSRGMTYKAAAAGLNLGGGKTVIIGDPRKDKSEALFRAFGRYVESLNGRYITAEDVGTSVQDMEYVRMETRWVTGVASGSGDPSPMTAFGVWKGMKAAAKEKFGTDSLSGMTVAVQGLGHVGYYLCKYLADEGAKLVVTDIFPERVEKVVQEFGARAVEPEAIYGVEAEIFAPCALGAVVNDETLPQFKFQIIAGAANNVLKEERHGDELEAKGILYAPDFVINAGGLINVADELEGYNRERAIQKIAGIYDNILRVFAIAKRDNIPTYKAAEVMAEERIRTIGQVRNNFLRK, encoded by the coding sequence CTGGAAGTATTTGAGTACATGAAAAAATATGATTATGAACAAGTCGTTCTCTGTTACGACAAGGCTTCAGGGCTGAAAGCTATTATTGCCATCCATGATACTACCCTGGGCCCGGCTCTGGGTGGTACCCGGATGTGGACTTATGCCAGTGAAGATGATGCCATCCTTGATGCCCTGCGGCTGTCCCGGGGTATGACCTATAAGGCAGCTGCTGCCGGCCTCAACCTGGGCGGAGGCAAAACGGTTATTATCGGTGACCCCAGAAAAGATAAGAGTGAGGCGCTGTTCCGGGCTTTTGGTCGCTATGTGGAAAGCCTCAATGGCCGCTATATTACCGCTGAGGATGTAGGCACTTCGGTACAGGATATGGAATATGTACGCATGGAAACCCGCTGGGTAACCGGGGTAGCCAGTGGTTCGGGTGACCCGTCTCCCATGACCGCTTTTGGTGTCTGGAAAGGGATGAAAGCAGCGGCCAAAGAAAAATTTGGCACTGACTCCCTCTCCGGTATGACTGTAGCTGTTCAGGGCCTGGGCCACGTAGGTTATTACCTGTGTAAGTATCTTGCTGATGAAGGAGCCAAACTGGTTGTAACCGATATCTTCCCCGAACGGGTTGAAAAAGTGGTTCAGGAATTTGGTGCCCGGGCAGTAGAACCGGAAGCCATCTATGGCGTGGAAGCGGAGATATTTGCCCCCTGTGCGTTAGGGGCAGTAGTAAATGATGAGACTCTGCCCCAGTTCAAATTCCAGATTATCGCCGGTGCTGCCAACAATGTCCTGAAGGAAGAACGGCACGGGGATGAGCTGGAAGCAAAAGGCATCCTCTATGCCCCTGACTTTGTCATCAACGCCGGCGGTTTGATCAATGTGGCTGATGAGCTGGAAGGATACAATCGGGAACGGGCAATCCAGAAAATCGCAGGTATTTATGATAATATCTTGCGGGTATTTGCCATTGCTAAACGGGACAATATTCCCACCTATAAAGCAGCAGAAGTCATGGCTGAGGAACGGATCCGGACAATCGGGCAGGTGCGCAATAACTTTTTGCGCAAGTGA
- a CDS encoding 4Fe-4S dicluster domain-containing protein, whose translation MPRVTFREERCKGCELCLHVCPQQIITLAEHFNAMGFHPATVKEMEKCIGCAMCARMCPDVVIEVEKESKEGE comes from the coding sequence ATGCCCAGAGTAACATTCAGGGAAGAACGCTGCAAAGGCTGTGAACTGTGTTTGCACGTTTGTCCCCAGCAAATTATCACCCTGGCGGAGCATTTTAATGCCATGGGCTTTCATCCGGCCACCGTTAAGGAGATGGAAAAGTGCATCGGATGTGCTATGTGTGCCCGCATGTGTCCGGATGTAGTTATAGAAGTAGAAAAGGAAAGCAAGGAGGGGGAGTAA